In the genome of Saprospiraceae bacterium, the window TAATGAGATAATTGCTAAGCATTTATACTATATTTTAAAAAGTGACCTTTTAAATATCCAAATAAGTCTTAATTCAAGAGGTGGTGCTCAAGGTTTTTTATCATTGGATGATTTAAGAAGTCTGGTATACTTTGTTCTCCCACTGGATGAAATACAATCCATCGTTTATCATATCGAAACAGAATGTTCTCTGATAGATGCTAAAAAAGCGAAAACCGAAAAACTGATTGAATTATTAACCGAGTACCGTATAGCATTAATTAGCGAAGTAGTAACGGGTAAAATAAAGATAATTGAATAAGCTATGACACTTTGTACAGCATACATACGCCAAGCCAACGATACTGAAGAACTGGTATTTGCTACGGATAGTTGCCTTACGGGTGGCGAAAAATGGAAACACGGCATCAAACTTTTTGAGCTGCCCAGAAAGGACTGTTTGCTTTGTTTTGCTGGCGATACCATGCGAGCCTATCCTTTAGTATTGAATTTGGTTTCTTCTATTCATTTGGATAAATATCTGCAATCACCATCAGCAACACTTGAAGAAGTTCTGGAATTTCTATCAGAACTCTTTACAAAATTGGTGAAAACCATTACCGAAGTAGATAAAGCAAGAATCCATTTGGAAAGAGGTTCAGCCGAATTTCTTTTTGGTGGTTGGGATTGGCAAAAAGGTGCAAATGGGTCTTTTAGAGTTTGGAAGTTGTACTATTCCGAAGGTGTTGAAGGCTTCATTTTTGATGAATTGACAAATAATAGTAGTCAAAATATTTTTTACACATTTATTGGCAATGCCGATAGAGATAAAATTGATATCGTTGCAGAAGCAAAAGAACGTTTCAAAAAACTACTTTCTGATGAAGACAAATTTGGGGCAAAACTCGATATGGAACCGCTTCGTATTTTATGCGGCATTTCGCTCGATAAAACCATTCGAGAAGTTGATGGAAGTTTGCAAATAGCCAAGGTTTACAAATCCAATCGAACAGAGTTTTTTGGTATCTACTGGGAATCAAGCAAAGGCAAACCTTGCTTTCAAGGGAGAGAATACAGCGAAATCAACAAACCTTTGGTAAGGTATTTCAACCCCGATACGTTTGAAATCATAGAATCCGATTTACCTGATAAATTATACAACATCAGTGAAGAGGTATATTTAGATAATTATGAGTTTGTTCAATCGTGTTTTGACGAAACAGGTTTCCTGAGAGAGAACCTGTCTGAAAAAACCAAACACGAATTGAGGTTAATTTTTAAGGATGTTGCATATCGTCAATTCCTTAAAAAACAAGAGGATGAACAGGAGCAACTCGCAAAAAGTGAAGAAGCATGAGCATCACCACTGAAAATACCTTTGAAACTGCCTTGGTACAATCCTTAGCAGAACAGGGCGGTTACACCGAAGGCAATGCACCCGATTACAGTCCTGATTTGGGTATGTTTAAATATGAAGTGATTCAGTTTTTGCAAGAATCACAGCCCAAGCGGTGGGAAAAGATTTCTGCCATACATGGTGTTGATGCTGGCAATAGGGTCATTCAGCGACTATACAAAGAATGGACCTGCGGGGCAGTTTAGATGTGCTTCGCAATGGTTTTGTAGATTATGGCGTGCGTTTTCAAATGGCGTTTTTCCAGCCTGCTTCGGGTTTGAATCCTGATGCGGTGGATTTATACAACAAAAACCATCTGAAAGTATATCGCCAAATCTACTACAGCACCAAAAACAGAAATTCGGTTGATGTACTGCTTTCACTTAACGGTATTCCCGTTGCTACCTTAGAACTCAAAAACCAATTTACAGGACAGAATGTAGGCAATGCCTTAAAGCAATACAGCAGCACAAGAGACAATCGGGAAATCCTTTTTGCCTTTAAGAAAAGGTGTTTGGTGCACTTTGCCGTTGACCAAGACGAAGTGTTTATGACCACCAAACTGGAGGGCAGTAAAACCTATTGGTTGCCGTTCAACAAAGGAGCAAACAAGGGCAAAGGCAATCCACAAAATCCTGATGGTTACCGCACAGCCTATTTGTGGGAAAACATCCTGCAAAAAGACAGTTGGATGGAAATCATTCAACGATTTGTGCATTTACAAACCGAAGAGTTTGAGTCGGAAGGCAGAATCTACAAAAAAGAAAAGCTGATTTTCCCAAGATACCACCAACTAGATGCTGTAAGAAGCATTGGCGAAAATGTTTTACAAGTTGGCATTGGGAAAAATTACCTGATTCAGCATTCCGCAGGTTCTGGCAAGAGTAATTCCATTGCCTGGTTGGCTTATCGCTTATCCAGTTTACACAACGCAATGGACGAGCGAATTTTTGATTCGGTCATTGTAGTAACCGACAGGAAAGTACTTGACCAACAATTGCAAAACACCATTTACCAATTTGAGCATAAAACAGGGGTCGTTCAAAAAATAGACAAAGACAGTATGCAATTGGCTTCTGCCTTGGGTTATGGCACCAATATCATCATTACTACTTTACAGAAATTTCCTTTTGTAGTGGACAAAGTAGGTGAATTGCCCGAAAGAAAATATGCGGTAATCATTGATGAAGCCCACAGTTCACAAGGAGGCGAAGCCAGTAAAAAACTCAAAGAAGTATTGGCTTCAAAATCATTGGAGCAAGCAGAAACGGACGACACAGATGATTATTCAGGAGACGATTTTGTAAGAGAGCAAATTGAAAGGTCGGCAGCAGCAAGAGGACAACAACCTAATATTTCGTTTTTTGCATTTACAGCCACGCCAAAATATAAAACATTACAAGTCTTTGGAGACAAAGACGAAAGTGGAAAACCTAAACCCTTCCATTTGTACTCCATGCGTCAAGCCATTGAAGAAGGGTTCATTTTGGATGTATTGCAAAACTACACCACCTATGAACTTTACTTCAAACTGACCAAAGCCATTGAAGAAGATCCCAATCTCAATAAGAAAAAAGCAGCCAAAGCCATTGGGAAATTTGTTTCCCTGCATCCGCACAACCTGGCCCAGAAAACGGAAATCATCATTGAGCATTTCAGAGACATCGTTTCCAAGAAAATCGGTGGTAAGGCAAAAGCCATGTTGGTGTGTGGTTCGAGACTTCATGCCAAGCGTTATTTTGAAGAAGTTGGCAAATATATCAAGACCAAAGGCTATGAAAACGAAATCAAAATATTGGTAGCGTTTTCGGGAAAAGTAATTGATGACAATGCACTTGATGGCGTTTCAGAGCCTGAAATGACCGGCTACAGTGAAAAGGAATTGCCGACTATTTTTGAAAAAGACGAGTACAAAATCTTGATTGTAGCGGATAAGTACCAAACAGGATTTGACCAGCCTTTGCTGCATACCATGTATGTAGATAAAAAGCTTTCAGGTGTTAAGGCTGTTCAAACACTTTCTCGACTCAACAGAATGCACCCAGGCAAGGAAGATACATTTGTGTTGGACTTTGCCAATGACCGGCAAACCATTTTAGATTCTTTTCAGCCCTACTACGAAATTACTTCCGTAACCGAAGAAACCGACATCAACCATTTGTATGACCTCAAAGCAAGATTAGATGAATTTCAAGTGTATTGGACACAAGAAATTGAAGCCTTTGCCAATGTGTATTTCGACCCCAAAACGAAGCTGAACAACCCAAAACAGCAAAAGTATTTGTATGCTTTCACTGACCCAGCGGTTGACCGGTTTAAAGCCATTGCAGAGCAAGAAAAACAGGACGAGTTCAAAAAAGGCTTGCGTTCATGGACAAACTTGTATGCTTTCCTTTCTCAAATCATGCCTTTTATTGATTCGGAATTTGAAAAGTTTTATGCCTATGCCAAGCTGTTTCAAACCCGACTTCCAAAACGTGAACTTTCAGAATCATTGCATTTAGATGATGAAGTGGCTTTAGAATATTATCGTTTACAAAAGATAAAGGAAGGTTCAATTGAATTGCAAAAAGGAGAAGAAGGCGAATTAAGTGGAACATCAGAAGCAGGACTAAAACGAGCTAAAGATGAAGAAGCGCTACTTTCTGAAATTATCAATGTACTCAATGACCGTTTCGGGACAGAATTTGAAGAAGCCGACAAACTTTTCTTTGACCAAATAGAAGCCGAATTAATGGAAGATGAAACCTTGCAAACACAGGCAAGAGTGAACAAAATTGACACTTTCAAATTCGCGTTTAATGACAAATTTATTGACAAATTGATTGGCCGTATGGACCAAAATCAGGAAATATTTGAAAAAATACTTGAGGATGAAATGTTTGGCGACTTAGTGAAAGAACTAATGATGAAAAAGATATATAAAAAACTGAACGAATAATGCCAGCGCTCAGCAGCCCCACTCCTTATTCACTGGTGTCCATTTTTAAAGGAGATCATGGATCTTCAATAGGGTTAAAAAAAATAAAAAGCCACTAGTGGTCCAACCCAACGTAATTTATATTTGTTCCCTTTGGGAACGCTTGTGTTTATTTATGCCCACCCCTCATTTATAAAATAGGGATTTGCTGCTGTTGTACCTAACGGTCCGGGTATGCGACGTGCTGCCCAATTTCCTATTTCCAATATCGGTATCTATTCACCGAAATTCAACCTTATTCACAGTCAAGATCTCTTTTGTCATAGGGCAGTATGATCGCATACGCTGTGTTAGGTCTGGGACTTCCTAGTTAATTTCCGATTTGCATATTTTTTATTTCTAATCCTAGCAAATTTCTCATAGACATGCATATTCCATCTATTTTTATAGGCATATTCATTTTCTATCGAATCTAAGAAAACTTTCCTCGCCTTTTCAGGTATACATTTGATTGCATCGCACTCCTGAAACCTCTTAAGTATCTTTCTGTTAAAATGCTTGATTCTTTGTCCGAATCTATCGTCGTAAGAAAATGTAAGAGTATTTTGTCTTATTTTCAATTTTTTACATCTGGCATAAAATTTCCAGGTATTGTAGTCTTCTTTGGTTAATATATTTTCGATCCGATCATAAATTTTTGGATATTGTTTCCCTACCCCTCCAACAATAATAAGAATTCCTTGATTTCGCAGATATCTTACGCTGTTAATTAACTCTTGTTTGATTTCCTCTACTTGATCTATTTTAGTTAAAAAATTACTGAATATGACCACATTAAACCTATGCTTAATTATGTGATTTTTATAAATATAATCGCCATCCCAATTTGTATCCCAAAAGCCAGATAACTCATTAAACTGAATCCCACTGAAATCGTTAAAAGTTCCATGATGATAAGGAACTTGCCAATCAGGTTCTTTCTCTGAATAGTAATTAACATATTCCGTCAAATGATGTAGCCAGTTTCTGAAACCAATACTTCTTTCGACATAATCACATCTGAATTCTAAGTTTTTAAGTCTCTTTATATTTAGTTCTTCGGCAAATAATTTCAAGGAAATATAAGCATCAGAAATAGCGAAAAGTGCAGGACCTGGACCAGTCCCAACATCGAGAATATCCATCTTATAATTTCTTGTTGGAAGAAATCGATGTTCAAGCAGCTTTAAAAAATTTAACTGAAATCTATGATATCTGTTCAAAAAATGTAGTATCCCATAGGCAGTGGCAGTTTCGTCATCCTGATAATCTATTTCATCGCAATTCGATAAAACATCTTCAAATTTTGATGCAACTGATCTAGTAAACTCATCATTATCTAATCTATACTGTAGCAAGAACTTTTCTAGTAGATCTGCTAAAAGATTAAATCTTTTGAAATTAAAGTCGCTCTTTACAAGCCACTCTCTATAAATTCTGGTAGTCATAAATTATTTTATTCATCATCATGAGAAAGTCTTCAGAGAAATTGAATATTCTCACACCTAACGTTTTGGCTATGTGCCGTGCGACGCTAGGAGCATGGACATCATAGCCTTTGTTATGCATTCGCCTTTAAATATTTTTTATCTCTCAAAAAAGCCTCAACTTCATTCAAAACATTCTCAAGAAATCCGATTATTTCTATTTTCATTCTAAAGAGATCATCAATAGTGAAATTCGAGCCAACTTGTGCAAAAGTTTCATTTCCATGCGCAAGACTATTTCTCTTGTTTTTAACTTTCAACATTGAGTCACATCTCTGACTAATCTCAGGTAAACCATATAATGAGAAAATGTTCCTTATTTCTCGTGCATCTAAATTTCCAGAAATGTCATTGGAATTAGTTTCTTTACAATATGCTTCATAATTATATACTGTTCTATTACCTAATTCGTAATCACGTACTGACTTAGGTTGAATTTCAATTATCTCATTGATTATTGATTCTATTGTAGAAAGAATGTAATCATCATCCTTGAAATTGCCAACTCCAAAAGATCGATGTTTGTATTTAAGCCAAATTTTTTTGATCGAGAGTGTCATCAGGTCATATTTGCTCCTCTCTTGATTAATTTTATCAAAAACCTCGTTCAAGACTAAACTGATAGTGCCCTCGATTAGATTGTAGTACAATAAAATGGCATTTGATTTAAGAATTTTACTAAGTTCTTGATCAAATTGTAATTTGTTGCCCCCTTCCAATAAAGCTGATAGTTCTATTTTAGAACCATCATTAAGATTGACTTTGTTACTATTTATTGTATCAAGATTGTCAATTGCTACATTGCTATCAGAAACCCAAACTAGAGTAAGATATCTATCTATTTGGGAAACTCGCTCTCGAAAATCAAGTCGAACATCAATCATATACCCAAGATTTTATCTCTCACAAATTCTATTCTACTTTTTAGACGTACTGGTGTATTGGTTGAACTACCCGTTACTTCAGCGATAAATCCTTCAGTGTCTAGCCAAGTGTTAACAGCTGTTGTAGGTGAACTATTTGCACGCAATGCTAGGTTTACGCCTACTGAAATTGCCTCAAATCTAACACGTGGTGTAGAAGTGTGGTGTCCACCTTTTAAGAAACCATGCTCAAAATTATCTTCTACATAATTTAGCATATTTCTGAATTCACCAAACATTTGATCTTGATCGAATTCTTCATTTTTACCTTTGGTAAATTCATCTAGAAATTCATTTACATAACCCGTGTAATTGTCTAAATTTTCAGAATAGGCAAAAAACCTTAGTACAAGTTCTTGAGGTTCTCCTCTTTTTTCTGTTTTCGGAGTAAACCTAGTTAATCTTCTAAACTGCTCGTCATTTGCACATTCATAAACAAAATCTGTAAAAGGACCAGGAAGTGATCCTTTCCTTGTTTCCATCGCCTGAAGGATCAGACTTCCAGAATTAATCCTTTCGAATAGCATGAATCGGGCATCCTCATCACTATGCTCAGAAAGCACAATCATTCTTAAACTTGTATTGTTTATTTTCCTTTGACGACTTACTGGAAAATCCAGATATTTTAGGCCATTGCAATAATTCAATATTTCTAAGTCATGTAGCTCTAGGTTATTGCTTAAAAAATTCTCAAGAGTTCTGATTCTTTGAGATCCATCAACAATTTCTAACCTTCCATCTTCATTTTCCGCAGTAAATATGTATGGTATGGGTAGGCCTAAAAGGATTGACTCAATAAATTTTGATTGTCTATCTGGTTCCCATTGAAATGACCTTTGATAAGGAGGGATGAAAATTTCATTTTCTCCAGTTTCCTTACCATTTTTATATTTTCCGACTAGAATCTCTACAGGGTATTCTTTCACATCATAGTCAACAGTTTTTTGTTTTTCCCTGATTTGGTTTTCTATTTGTTCTATCTGTTGTTCTGTTGGCATATTTTTTTATTTAGTTTCTTGGTGATGCATAACTCCTTAATATCTGCTTAAGATGGCGTTTTTTCACGTGTTTTCCAAAAAAAATACGATACCTCAAATACTTTACTTCTGAACATACCCAACTCGACTATGCTGTCTACAAGCGACTTGCTTGTTTTGTTCTTATCAACTCGGTAGGCCTGAATGGCTTAGCCTTTCCCTTTCTTTTTCATCGCATTTCTAATACTGTCCACATTTGTCTATACATATCTTTACAAAATCATGGGGTTAATCTTCCTTACTAAAAAACTTTGGGAAAGAACAGAAATGAGTCAGTAGTAGTTCATTTAAACACCATTTACTTTTTCGAACACTTTAGGTGGTGATGACGGACATGTCCGAGAAAACGTATGTTTCTTGACCCTTTATTTTTTTACTCAGTTATAATTTTCTTGAAATAAAATTATGTCTGAGTAAAATATTTAGACTTTAACATCAATATAGCCGTGGATATTGACTATAGTCTCATTTCTTACCATATAAAAGCGGTGTAACTTCGTAGTCTGCTGGCAAAAAAGGAATAGTTTACGCCATCCTATCTAACCACCGCTTTACGGTTTTGGTATTTGGATGCTGTTCACCTAATGCTGACTTGAAGGCATCATATGCCATTTGAAAGAGTTTAAAGACCTGCCCGTAGTCCCCCAGGTCTTTAAACACAAAACCCTGTCTAATAGGATGTTTACTATTCCCCATCAGGTAGCTTATCCAGGACCTGGCGTAAAAAGCTTATTAAAACTATTCCTCATCTTGTTTGTATTCGGCGATTACTTCCTGCAAAAAAAGCTGTGCATCCATCCCCCAGGATTCAACTACTTGCATAGCAGCACGAGCATAGTTTTCGGCGGCTGGCAAATCCTGGACAAATGGCAAAGAACATTGTAGTGTCTCCTTAGCCAATGCCAGTGATTTTTCCATATCAGTGATGCTTTTCCAATAGAAAATACTCAGGTTTACTGCGGTCATCGCCACATCCGGTAGGTAGGTTTGTGGGTTGACCGCGGCTAATTCCCTTCGGATTTTAAGGGCTTCCTCATAGGCGGCTTCGGCTTTGGAAAACTCATTTTTATCACTGTGTAAAACCGCCAGATTGTTCAGGGTAGTAGCCACATCCGGTAGGTAGGTTTGTGGGTTGACCGCGGCTAATTCCCTTCGGATTTTAAGGGCTTCCTCATAGGCGGCTTCGGCTTTGGAAAACTCATTTTTAGCCCAGTGTAAATTAGCCAGATTGTTCAGGGTGCCAGCCACATACGGTAGGTAGGTTTGTGGGTTGACCGCGGCTAATTCCCTTCGGATTTTAAGGGCTTCCTCATAGGCGACTTCGGCTTTGGAAAACTCATTTTTATCACTATGTAAATTAGCCAGATTGTTCAAGGTCATCGCCACATACGGTAGGTAGGTTTGTGGGTTGACCGCGGCTAATTCCCGGTAGGTTTTAAGGGCTTCCTCATAGGCGGCTTCGGCTTTGGAAAACTCATTTTTAGCCCTGTGTAAAACCGCCAGATTGTTCAGGGTAGTAGCCACATCCGGCAGGTAGGTTTGTGGGTTGACCGCGGCTAATTCCCGGTAGGTTGTAAGGGCTTCCTCATAGGCGGCTTCGGCTTTGGAAAACTCATTTTTATCACTGTGTAAATTAGCCAGATTGTTCAGGGTCATCGCCACATACGGTAGGTAGGTTTGTGGGTTGACCGCGGCTAATTCCCTTCGGATTTTAAGGGCTTCCTCATAGGCGGCTTCGGCTTTGGAAAACTCATTTTTAGCCCAGTGTAAATTAGCCAGATTGTTCAGGGTGCCAGCCACATACGGTAGGTAGGTTTGTGGGTTGACCGCGGCTAATTCCCTTCGGATTTTAAGGGCTTCCTCATAGGCGGCTTCGGCTTTGGAAAACTCATTTTTATCACTGTGTAAATTAGCCAGATTGTTCAGGGTAGTAGCCACATCCGGCAGGTAGGTTTGTGGGTTGACCGCGGCTAATTCCCTTCGGATTTTAAGGGCTTCCTCATAGGCGGCTTCGGCTTTGGAAAACTCATTTTTAGCCCAGTGTAAATTAGCCAGATTGTTCAGGGTAGTAGCCACATCCGGTAGGTAGGTTTGTGGGTTGACCGCGGCTAATTCCCTTCGGATTTTAAGGGCTTCCTCATAGGCGGCTTCGGCTTTGGAAAACTCATTTTTAGCCCTGTGTAAAATCGCCAGATTGTTCAGGGTCATCGCCACATCCGGCAGGTAGGTTTGTGGGTTGACCGCGGCTAATTCCCTTCGGATTTTAAGGGCTTCCTCATAGGCGGCTTCGGCTTTGGAAAACTCATTTTTAGCCCTGTGTAAAATCGCCAGATTGTTCAGGGTAGTAGCCACATACGGTAGGTAGGTTTGTGGGTTGACCGCGGCTAATTCCCTTCGGATTTTAAGGGCTTCCTCATAGGCGGCTTCGGCTTTGGAAAACTCATTTTTATCACTGTGTAAATTAGCCAGATTGTTCAGGGTAGTAGCCACATCCGGTAGGTAGGTTTGTGGGTTGACCGCGGCTAATTCCCGGTAGGTTGTAAGGGCTTCCTCATAGGCGGCTTCGGCTTTGGAAAACTCATTTTTATCACTGTGTAAAATCGCCAGATTGTTCAGGGTAGTAGCCACATCCGGTAGGTAGGTTTGTGGGTTGACCGCGGCTAATTCCCGGTAGGTTGTAAGGGCTTCCTCATAGGCGGCTTCGGCTTTGGAAAACTCATTTTTATCACTGTGTAAAATCGCCAGATTGTTCAGGGTAGTAGCCACATCCGGTAGGTAGGTTTGTGGGTTGACCGCGGCTAATTCCCGGTAGGTTGTAAGGGCTTCCTCATAGGCGGCTTCGGCTTTGGAAAACTCATTTTTATCACTGTGTAAAATCGCCAGATTGTTCAGGGTAGTAGCCACATCCGGTAGGTAGGTTTGTGGGTTGACCGCGGCTAATTCCCTTCGGATTTTAAGGGCTTCCTCATAGGCGGCTTCGGCTTTGGAAAACTCATTTTTAGCCCAGTGTAAATTAGCCAGATTGTTCAGGGTAGTAGCTCTTTGATAATTCTCATTGGCAAGCTTAAGAGAACCTTCGTAGTATAGCAGAGCAAGGTGAAATTGATTCAAAAATTTATAAAAATTGGCGGCTTCGAGGTGGTTTCCCCAATCACCAAAGATTGCGACTGCTTTCTCATAATTGACGGCGGCAGTCTCAAAATCAAACTTTAGTTGGAGCATTTGGGCTTTCAGAATATGGGTGTCTGCCAACTTTTCGCGGGCTTGGTGAGCAGATTGTTCCTGTCGTTCGATTTTGAGTAGTTCTTCCTGAAGCCTGGCTTCGGGGAGTATGTCCAGCGCTTCATCTAGTTTCCCTTGCATGAAAAGATGGAAGGCTTCCTGGTAGAGCTCGCCGGCCTGTGAGAAGTCCTTGCCATTGAACTCTTCCAGCATCAAGCTGATACGATTTTCGAGAATGGATTTCTCTTCAGTGGCTTTTTGTAGTTCTTGTGAAAGGTGTTGGATTTCGCTATTAGAAAGATTTTCAATTTTCTCTTTGTCGTAAAGGGATTTTTCAAGCAGCTTAATGTACTTGTCTTTTTCTTTGGTGAATAAGGAGATAAACTCCTGAACAGCAAGAGTCTCGATGTTGCCGTCGGCGTCTTGCAAAACGAGGTTGTTATTGCCCTCAATTTTTACTGAATTCCATTTGAATTGCATCTAGAAAAGGGTTAGCCTTGTTCAAATTCGTTTTCATCTCCTTCCAGCTTCATTGTATTCTTTTCAGAACTGTCATCTGGGCTTTTGTGGGTTCCCTGCTTGACTTTGTTCTTACTGCCCTTGATATCGGCCTGGTTTTCTTTGTAGCGGTTGTCAGTACCAATTGAAAAGCCTTTAAAAGCAGCCTTGACCCTGTCATTAAAGATGACGGCCAAAAGGATAACCAAGAGAACGGCGAGTCCGAAAATGAGGGCTGTATTATCCATA includes:
- a CDS encoding type I restriction endonuclease; the encoded protein is MDLRGSLDVLRNGFVDYGVRFQMAFFQPASGLNPDAVDLYNKNHLKVYRQIYYSTKNRNSVDVLLSLNGIPVATLELKNQFTGQNVGNALKQYSSTRDNREILFAFKKRCLVHFAVDQDEVFMTTKLEGSKTYWLPFNKGANKGKGNPQNPDGYRTAYLWENILQKDSWMEIIQRFVHLQTEEFESEGRIYKKEKLIFPRYHQLDAVRSIGENVLQVGIGKNYLIQHSAGSGKSNSIAWLAYRLSSLHNAMDERIFDSVIVVTDRKVLDQQLQNTIYQFEHKTGVVQKIDKDSMQLASALGYGTNIIITTLQKFPFVVDKVGELPERKYAVIIDEAHSSQGGEASKKLKEVLASKSLEQAETDDTDDYSGDDFVREQIERSAAARGQQPNISFFAFTATPKYKTLQVFGDKDESGKPKPFHLYSMRQAIEEGFILDVLQNYTTYELYFKLTKAIEEDPNLNKKKAAKAIGKFVSLHPHNLAQKTEIIIEHFRDIVSKKIGGKAKAMLVCGSRLHAKRYFEEVGKYIKTKGYENEIKILVAFSGKVIDDNALDGVSEPEMTGYSEKELPTIFEKDEYKILIVADKYQTGFDQPLLHTMYVDKKLSGVKAVQTLSRLNRMHPGKEDTFVLDFANDRQTILDSFQPYYEITSVTEETDINHLYDLKARLDEFQVYWTQEIEAFANVYFDPKTKLNNPKQQKYLYAFTDPAVDRFKAIAEQEKQDEFKKGLRSWTNLYAFLSQIMPFIDSEFEKFYAYAKLFQTRLPKRELSESLHLDDEVALEYYRLQKIKEGSIELQKGEEGELSGTSEAGLKRAKDEEALLSEIINVLNDRFGTEFEEADKLFFDQIEAELMEDETLQTQARVNKIDTFKFAFNDKFIDKLIGRMDQNQEIFEKILEDEMFGDLVKELMMKKIYKKLNE
- a CDS encoding MAE_28990/MAE_18760 family HEPN-like nuclease; translation: MIDVRLDFRERVSQIDRYLTLVWVSDSNVAIDNLDTINSNKVNLNDGSKIELSALLEGGNKLQFDQELSKILKSNAILLYYNLIEGTISLVLNEVFDKINQERSKYDLMTLSIKKIWLKYKHRSFGVGNFKDDDYILSTIESIINEIIEIQPKSVRDYELGNRTVYNYEAYCKETNSNDISGNLDAREIRNIFSLYGLPEISQRCDSMLKVKNKRNSLAHGNETFAQVGSNFTIDDLFRMKIEIIGFLENVLNEVEAFLRDKKYLKANA
- a CDS encoding DUF262 domain-containing protein, which translates into the protein MPTEQQIEQIENQIREKQKTVDYDVKEYPVEILVGKYKNGKETGENEIFIPPYQRSFQWEPDRQSKFIESILLGLPIPYIFTAENEDGRLEIVDGSQRIRTLENFLSNNLELHDLEILNYCNGLKYLDFPVSRQRKINNTSLRMIVLSEHSDEDARFMLFERINSGSLILQAMETRKGSLPGPFTDFVYECANDEQFRRLTRFTPKTEKRGEPQELVLRFFAYSENLDNYTGYVNEFLDEFTKGKNEEFDQDQMFGEFRNMLNYVEDNFEHGFLKGGHHTSTPRVRFEAISVGVNLALRANSSPTTAVNTWLDTEGFIAEVTGSSTNTPVRLKSRIEFVRDKILGI
- a CDS encoding tetratricopeptide repeat protein, translating into MQFKWNSVKIEGNNNLVLQDADGNIETLAVQEFISLFTKEKDKYIKLLEKSLYDKEKIENLSNSEIQHLSQELQKATEEKSILENRISLMLEEFNGKDFSQAGELYQEAFHLFMQGKLDEALDILPEARLQEELLKIERQEQSAHQAREKLADTHILKAQMLQLKFDFETAAVNYEKAVAIFGDWGNHLEAANFYKFLNQFHLALLYYEGSLKLANENYQRATTLNNLANLHWAKNEFSKAEAAYEEALKIRRELAAVNPQTYLPDVATTLNNLAILHSDKNEFSKAEAAYEEALTTYRELAAVNPQTYLPDVATTLNNLAILHSDKNEFSKAEAAYEEALTTYRELAAVNPQTYLPDVATTLNNLAILHSDKNEFSKAEAAYEEALTTYRELAAVNPQTYLPDVATTLNNLANLHSDKNEFSKAEAAYEEALKIRRELAAVNPQTYLPYVATTLNNLAILHRAKNEFSKAEAAYEEALKIRRELAAVNPQTYLPDVAMTLNNLAILHRAKNEFSKAEAAYEEALKIRRELAAVNPQTYLPDVATTLNNLANLHWAKNEFSKAEAAYEEALKIRRELAAVNPQTYLPDVATTLNNLANLHSDKNEFSKAEAAYEEALKIRRELAAVNPQTYLPYVAGTLNNLANLHWAKNEFSKAEAAYEEALKIRRELAAVNPQTYLPYVAMTLNNLANLHSDKNEFSKAEAAYEEALTTYRELAAVNPQTYLPDVATTLNNLAVLHRAKNEFSKAEAAYEEALKTYRELAAVNPQTYLPYVAMTLNNLANLHSDKNEFSKAEVAYEEALKIRRELAAVNPQTYLPYVAGTLNNLANLHWAKNEFSKAEAAYEEALKIRRELAAVNPQTYLPDVATTLNNLAVLHSDKNEFSKAEAAYEEALKIRRELAAVNPQTYLPDVAMTAVNLSIFYWKSITDMEKSLALAKETLQCSLPFVQDLPAAENYARAAMQVVESWGMDAQLFLQEVIAEYKQDEE